The Passer domesticus isolate bPasDom1 chromosome 31, bPasDom1.hap1, whole genome shotgun sequence genome has a window encoding:
- the ATF1 gene encoding cyclic AMP-dependent transcription factor ATF-1 isoform X1 has protein sequence MMEEVHKGGSSSSVTSQPSAVQGTTLQAAQLSHIAQQMSLRGSAPLTVVQLPGEQVQVQGVIQTAQSSSVIHSPQVQTVQVSSLSESEDSQDSSDSIGSSQKARGILARRPSYRKILKDLSSEDTRDRKGDEESPGVSTVASMSVPTPIYQTSTGQYIAIAANGLQLAGPGADGVQGLQTLTMANAGGSQPGTTILQYAQTSDGQQILVPSNQVVVQTASGDMQTYQIRTTPTTSSLPQTVVMTSPVTLTSQSSKTDDPQLKREIRLMKNSEGPELEGPQQWGAIPALGLCHSMAGTAQVPLASFPT, from the exons ATGATGGAAGAGGTGCACaagggcggcagcagcagctctgttaCGTCCCAGCCCTCAGCTGTACAAGGTACAACCCtgcaggcagctcagctctCTCATATTGCTCAACAG ATGTCTCTCAGAGGTTCTGCTCCCCTCACAGTCGTTCAGCTTCCTGGAGAGCAAGTCCAGGTCCAGGGAGTCATTCAGACAGCTCAGTCCTCCTCTGTGATCCACTCCCCTCAGGTGCAAACCGTGCAG GTATCTTCCTTATCTGAGAGTGAGGATTCTCAGGACTCCTCAGACAGCATTGGCTCCTCTCAGAAGGCTCGAGGCATCTTGGCTCGTCGTCCATCCTACCG aaaaatttTGAAAGATCTTTCTTCTGAAGACACACGGGATAGAAAAGGAGATGAGGAAAGTCCTGGGGTCTCCACTGTCGCCTCCATGTCCGTTCCCACGCCCATCTACCAGACAAGCACTGGACAGTACA TTGCCATCGCAGCCAACGGGCTGCAgctggcggggccgggggcggacggggtgcaggggctgcagaccCTGACCATGGCCAACGCCGGCGGCTCCCAGCCCGGGACCACCATCCTGCAGTACGCCCAGACCTCGGACGGGCAGCAGATCCTGGTGCCCAGCAACCAGGTGGTGGTGCAGA CTGCCTCTGGGGACATGCAGACGTACCAGATCCGCACCACGCCCAccacctcctccctgccccagaCCGTGGTGATGACATCCCCTGTCACTctgacatcccagagcagcaagACAGATGACCCACAGCTGAAACGAGAGATCAGGCTGATGAAGAACAG TGAGGGTCCAGAACTGGAGGGGCCTCAACAATGGGGggcaatccctgccctggggctgtgccacagcaTGGCTGGTACAGCCCAGGTGCCCTTGGCCTCCTTCcccacctga
- the ATF1 gene encoding cyclic AMP-dependent transcription factor ATF-1 isoform X3, protein MMEEVHKGGSSSSVTSQPSAVQGTTLQAAQLSHIAQQMSLRGSAPLTVVQLPGEQVQVQGVIQTAQSSSVIHSPQVQTVQVSSLSESEDSQDSSDSIGSSQKARGILARRPSYRKILKDLSSEDTRDRKGDEESPGVSTVASMSVPTPIYQTSTGQYIAIAANGLQLAGPGADGVQGLQTLTMANAGGSQPGTTILQYAQTSDGQQILVPSNQVVVQTASGDMQTYQIRTTPTTSSLPQTVVMTSPVTLTSQSSKTDDPQLKREIRLMKNREAARECRRKKKEYVKCLENRVAVLENQNKTLIEELKTLKDLYCHKSV, encoded by the exons ATGATGGAAGAGGTGCACaagggcggcagcagcagctctgttaCGTCCCAGCCCTCAGCTGTACAAGGTACAACCCtgcaggcagctcagctctCTCATATTGCTCAACAG ATGTCTCTCAGAGGTTCTGCTCCCCTCACAGTCGTTCAGCTTCCTGGAGAGCAAGTCCAGGTCCAGGGAGTCATTCAGACAGCTCAGTCCTCCTCTGTGATCCACTCCCCTCAGGTGCAAACCGTGCAG GTATCTTCCTTATCTGAGAGTGAGGATTCTCAGGACTCCTCAGACAGCATTGGCTCCTCTCAGAAGGCTCGAGGCATCTTGGCTCGTCGTCCATCCTACCG aaaaatttTGAAAGATCTTTCTTCTGAAGACACACGGGATAGAAAAGGAGATGAGGAAAGTCCTGGGGTCTCCACTGTCGCCTCCATGTCCGTTCCCACGCCCATCTACCAGACAAGCACTGGACAGTACA TTGCCATCGCAGCCAACGGGCTGCAgctggcggggccgggggcggacggggtgcaggggctgcagaccCTGACCATGGCCAACGCCGGCGGCTCCCAGCCCGGGACCACCATCCTGCAGTACGCCCAGACCTCGGACGGGCAGCAGATCCTGGTGCCCAGCAACCAGGTGGTGGTGCAGA CTGCCTCTGGGGACATGCAGACGTACCAGATCCGCACCACGCCCAccacctcctccctgccccagaCCGTGGTGATGACATCCCCTGTCACTctgacatcccagagcagcaagACAGATGACCCACAGCTGAAACGAGAGATCAGGCTGATGAAGAACAG AGAAGCTGCCCGGGAGTGCCgtaggaagaagaaggagtATGTGAAATGTTTGGAAAATCGAGTGGCAGTCCTGgaaaatcagaacaaaactcTAATTGAAGAGCTAAAAACTTTGAAAGATCTTTACTGTCATAAAAGTGTGTAA
- the ATF1 gene encoding cyclic AMP-dependent transcription factor ATF-1 isoform X2, protein MSLRGSAPLTVVQLPGEQVQVQGVIQTAQSSSVIHSPQVQTVQVSSLSESEDSQDSSDSIGSSQKARGILARRPSYRKILKDLSSEDTRDRKGDEESPGVSTVASMSVPTPIYQTSTGQYIAIAANGLQLAGPGADGVQGLQTLTMANAGGSQPGTTILQYAQTSDGQQILVPSNQVVVQTASGDMQTYQIRTTPTTSSLPQTVVMTSPVTLTSQSSKTDDPQLKREIRLMKNREAARECRRKKKEYVKCLENRVAVLENQNKTLIEELKTLKDLYCHKSV, encoded by the exons ATGTCTCTCAGAGGTTCTGCTCCCCTCACAGTCGTTCAGCTTCCTGGAGAGCAAGTCCAGGTCCAGGGAGTCATTCAGACAGCTCAGTCCTCCTCTGTGATCCACTCCCCTCAGGTGCAAACCGTGCAG GTATCTTCCTTATCTGAGAGTGAGGATTCTCAGGACTCCTCAGACAGCATTGGCTCCTCTCAGAAGGCTCGAGGCATCTTGGCTCGTCGTCCATCCTACCG aaaaatttTGAAAGATCTTTCTTCTGAAGACACACGGGATAGAAAAGGAGATGAGGAAAGTCCTGGGGTCTCCACTGTCGCCTCCATGTCCGTTCCCACGCCCATCTACCAGACAAGCACTGGACAGTACA TTGCCATCGCAGCCAACGGGCTGCAgctggcggggccgggggcggacggggtgcaggggctgcagaccCTGACCATGGCCAACGCCGGCGGCTCCCAGCCCGGGACCACCATCCTGCAGTACGCCCAGACCTCGGACGGGCAGCAGATCCTGGTGCCCAGCAACCAGGTGGTGGTGCAGA CTGCCTCTGGGGACATGCAGACGTACCAGATCCGCACCACGCCCAccacctcctccctgccccagaCCGTGGTGATGACATCCCCTGTCACTctgacatcccagagcagcaagACAGATGACCCACAGCTGAAACGAGAGATCAGGCTGATGAAGAACAG AGAAGCTGCCCGGGAGTGCCgtaggaagaagaaggagtATGTGAAATGTTTGGAAAATCGAGTGGCAGTCCTGgaaaatcagaacaaaactcTAATTGAAGAGCTAAAAACTTTGAAAGATCTTTACTGTCATAAAAGTGTGTAA